A single Sporosarcina sp. FSL W8-0480 DNA region contains:
- a CDS encoding NUDIX hydrolase codes for MGYIENLRKLVGHRPLIFVGSVVIVVDEEGKILLQQRKFPAGAWGIPGGLMELGESTEDVARRELFEETSLHVDELTLINVYSGPEHFIRAANGDEFYVVTTAYYAENAIGDLVVDQAESITFKYFSPHELPENIVKSHKNILDEFLLKHYKFLSAVK; via the coding sequence ATTGAAAATTTACGTAAACTTGTTGGACACCGACCATTAATTTTTGTTGGATCTGTGGTGATTGTCGTTGATGAAGAGGGAAAAATCTTGTTGCAGCAAAGGAAGTTTCCAGCGGGGGCATGGGGAATCCCTGGCGGATTAATGGAGTTAGGGGAGTCAACAGAAGATGTGGCAAGACGAGAACTTTTTGAAGAAACGAGTCTACATGTGGATGAACTGACATTGATCAATGTTTACTCAGGTCCCGAACATTTTATTCGAGCTGCAAATGGGGATGAGTTTTATGTCGTAACAACCGCCTATTATGCGGAAAATGCAATAGGGGATTTAGTTGTCGATCAGGCTGAATCCATTACATTTAAATACTTTTCACCCCATGAGTTGCCGGAGAATATTGTTAAAAGTCATAAAAATATATTGGATGAATTCCTATTGAAGCATTACAAGTTTTTGAGTGCGGTTAAATAG
- a CDS encoding SRPBCC family protein — protein MKKWTKEIEIETPIEQVWKLLNGSLEDMQKIMPQVVSNEPVTITEGMVGSIYLQKYKEGKRVMEYEVETLDYFDSPNEKKLKVGFTLGGMFEITAGYDLIKIDDEKTKFIYTTTNRPLKWFVKIFLLFSNDKIVVDFVQRVKKVAENEGA, from the coding sequence ATGAAGAAGTGGACGAAGGAAATTGAAATTGAGACGCCAATCGAACAAGTTTGGAAGCTCCTAAATGGGTCATTAGAGGACATGCAAAAGATAATGCCACAAGTGGTTTCTAATGAACCTGTCACTATTACTGAGGGAATGGTTGGAAGTATCTATTTGCAAAAGTACAAAGAAGGCAAGCGGGTCATGGAGTATGAGGTCGAAACACTCGACTATTTTGATTCCCCGAATGAAAAAAAGCTTAAAGTCGGTTTTACTCTTGGTGGGATGTTTGAAATAACAGCTGGTTATGACCTAATTAAGATTGATGATGAAAAAACTAAATTCATCTATACTACAACAAACAGACCACTGAAATGGTTTGTGAAAATCTTTTTGTTATTTTCGAATGATAAAATAGTAGTCGATTTTGTGCAGCGAGTTAAAAAGGTTGCAGAAAATGAGGGGGCGTAA
- a CDS encoding VOC family protein, which translates to MNPTLLRVGTTYIPVSNVDLSAEWYVGKLDAELSYKDDDKAILNLADQSFFLVKAKENETSNFLDVYGKERFSLTFEVDGEKALKMLHEVLIEREVKVGEIEKRGHAGVNFVFSDVDGNKFDVWSELSPSFKKD; encoded by the coding sequence ATGAATCCAACATTATTAAGGGTCGGAACTACGTATATTCCTGTATCAAATGTTGACCTATCTGCTGAATGGTACGTAGGAAAGTTGGATGCGGAATTAAGTTATAAGGACGATGACAAAGCAATATTGAATTTAGCAGATCAAAGTTTCTTTTTAGTAAAGGCGAAAGAAAACGAAACATCCAACTTTTTGGATGTCTATGGGAAAGAGCGTTTTTCTCTTACATTTGAAGTCGATGGGGAAAAGGCTTTAAAAATGTTGCATGAGGTTTTAATCGAACGCGAAGTGAAGGTTGGCGAGATTGAAAAGCGTGGACACGCAGGAGTCAATTTCGTATTTTCGGACGTAGACGGAAATAAATTTGATGTGTGGAGCGAATTAAGTCCTTCATTTAAAAAAGATTGA
- a CDS encoding ATP-binding cassette domain-containing protein: protein MKINQLIANNIKRLNANLPEDKSLGIAGLSGSGKTTFCQTIGEESKKRLVSLLPKAEYQYLFPNIMETNFSAIKMEEMPLVLFLGRSSISSNPRSTIGTHTGVFTEIRTRLANIFNLSPEVFSFNNELGWCPKCKGRGSNSNVECKACEGKRYNQDVMQYTIELLDKPHTISDINNLSVETILSVAKELHISEAKQLILKNIINMNIGYLTVNRIMGTLSGGELTRLYLAEFMAASENTVIIIDEISVGLDRQTLLKILEQIKQLGYKNQILLIDHSDTVLDITDEQVFFGPGSGKYGGKIVEESPRPQPVFQELNVEKPTETYMFKDLYCRNIQMAEFEIPKNRLVTVTGESGCGKSTLINECVAKDFVKRYPQDKLVTVGQDRNQSITSRSTVATFLDIKQKLNKYSDEIDDIFERSIEDIIDELPNEDIAHKRLSLLIKLGLGYLTLERKTQTLSTGEFQCVHLVSELFTNSRKPHTLFIFDEPSKGLSQNILNQFIDSIRLILEDETVSIIMIEHNEYMMESSDFIVDFGKRMSDPVTHLEVVSHNDYYKDKNREDVEVPAHISSTLKQQNGISYLKENHIDYFKNAENIYKGGILKSLSSMARLIYGEYESDTIAPVIAIDLERHLYSQFSFLYEIGGIINHIVAAHPTNKDTKSFDFYNKDNHCPSCSGRLEIEIFDKELVIQNKDVPFWNGLLHPDVMEVLKYYKHEKLKFLFEEIKNELGHDLSKSYNEMTDEEKHTFWYGYFEKSFYDKEGKARRTWVGFNTILGMYMVVSKSEIKEQMKVSKEKITCPICEGTVLNHQKPLKFGNTDIRELINLSVDEVLEIVGDLPVLVKLKSVVRGETILTDDVSLQPREVQVALKMFELEQASFTGYEIVLQNALPFWDNIKGNIESINSNNQVTICDFQNVNETRETIIDKYFTNGKYKKLTYVYEAFGYKKIVTHINKIRKAHPCPFCKGKKVISEDNLHDGVHKLTIPCVSCHATGINEEGLKELVEGIDVQTWLNGKVSDVVDESSKAVTDIPIFNRIRELNKKDMMAVYESLEQSN, encoded by the coding sequence ATGAAGATAAATCAATTAATCGCAAACAATATTAAACGCCTAAATGCAAATCTTCCTGAAGATAAATCATTAGGCATTGCTGGATTATCCGGGTCTGGAAAAACAACTTTCTGCCAAACAATTGGTGAAGAGTCGAAGAAGCGACTCGTTTCATTATTACCGAAGGCGGAATACCAATACCTATTCCCGAATATTATGGAAACAAATTTCAGTGCCATTAAAATGGAAGAGATGCCATTAGTGCTTTTCTTAGGAAGATCATCGATTTCTTCTAATCCACGGTCGACAATTGGCACACATACTGGCGTTTTTACAGAAATTCGTACAAGGCTTGCCAATATATTCAATCTTTCTCCAGAAGTATTTTCATTTAATAATGAGTTAGGCTGGTGTCCGAAATGTAAAGGACGCGGGAGTAATAGTAACGTTGAATGTAAGGCGTGTGAAGGTAAACGCTATAATCAAGATGTAATGCAATATACGATTGAATTACTTGATAAACCGCATACGATTTCCGATATTAATAATTTGAGCGTTGAAACGATTCTCTCAGTTGCTAAAGAATTACATATTAGTGAAGCGAAACAACTGATCCTCAAAAATATTATCAATATGAATATCGGTTACTTAACAGTAAACCGCATAATGGGTACATTATCTGGCGGAGAACTGACTCGCCTTTACCTGGCGGAGTTCATGGCGGCAAGTGAAAACACCGTAATTATTATTGATGAAATTTCAGTCGGTCTCGATCGCCAAACATTACTGAAAATCTTAGAGCAGATAAAGCAATTGGGCTATAAAAATCAAATTTTACTCATCGACCATTCGGACACGGTGCTTGATATTACGGATGAGCAAGTTTTCTTCGGACCGGGCAGTGGTAAATACGGCGGGAAAATTGTAGAAGAATCACCGCGCCCACAACCTGTTTTTCAGGAACTGAATGTAGAAAAGCCAACAGAGACCTATATGTTTAAGGATCTTTACTGCCGTAATATCCAAATGGCTGAATTTGAGATTCCGAAAAACAGACTTGTAACCGTTACGGGTGAGTCTGGTTGCGGTAAATCTACACTTATAAACGAATGTGTCGCCAAAGATTTTGTGAAGAGATATCCGCAAGATAAATTGGTCACAGTTGGCCAGGACAGAAACCAATCAATTACGAGCCGATCGACAGTTGCAACGTTTCTTGATATTAAACAGAAGCTTAATAAATACAGCGATGAGATTGATGATATTTTTGAACGCTCGATTGAAGATATTATCGATGAACTGCCGAATGAAGACATTGCTCATAAACGCTTGAGCTTATTGATCAAACTTGGACTCGGTTACCTAACGTTGGAAAGAAAGACACAAACATTATCGACCGGTGAGTTTCAATGTGTGCATTTAGTTTCGGAGCTATTTACTAATTCAAGAAAACCCCATACTCTTTTTATTTTTGACGAGCCATCAAAAGGTTTATCCCAAAATATTTTAAATCAATTCATAGATAGTATCAGGCTAATTCTTGAAGACGAAACTGTTTCAATTATTATGATTGAACATAATGAATACATGATGGAAAGCTCCGATTTCATCGTTGATTTTGGGAAGAGAATGAGTGATCCTGTTACACATTTAGAAGTCGTTAGTCATAATGATTATTATAAGGATAAAAATAGAGAAGATGTTGAGGTACCGGCGCATATTTCCTCTACACTGAAACAGCAAAATGGCATTTCCTATTTAAAAGAAAATCATATCGACTACTTTAAAAACGCAGAAAACATCTATAAAGGCGGTATTTTAAAAAGCTTGTCATCGATGGCCCGTTTGATTTACGGTGAATACGAATCTGACACCATCGCGCCAGTCATTGCCATTGACCTTGAAAGACATTTGTATAGCCAATTTAGCTTTCTGTATGAAATCGGTGGGATTATCAACCATATCGTGGCGGCGCATCCTACAAACAAAGATACGAAAAGCTTTGATTTCTATAATAAAGACAATCATTGCCCATCATGCTCCGGCCGTCTTGAGATTGAAATCTTTGATAAAGAGCTTGTCATTCAAAACAAAGATGTTCCGTTCTGGAATGGATTGCTTCACCCTGACGTGATGGAAGTATTGAAGTATTATAAACACGAAAAGCTGAAATTTCTATTTGAAGAAATTAAGAATGAATTAGGACATGACCTTTCAAAAAGCTATAACGAGATGACCGATGAAGAGAAGCATACGTTTTGGTATGGATATTTTGAGAAGTCATTTTATGATAAGGAAGGCAAGGCGCGAAGAACATGGGTAGGATTTAATACGATTTTAGGCATGTATATGGTCGTTTCAAAATCAGAAATCAAAGAGCAAATGAAAGTTTCTAAAGAAAAGATTACATGTCCAATATGTGAAGGTACAGTGTTGAACCACCAAAAGCCGCTAAAATTCGGAAACACGGATATTCGTGAATTGATTAATCTGTCGGTTGATGAAGTATTGGAAATCGTAGGTGATTTGCCTGTTCTTGTTAAACTAAAATCGGTTGTCAGAGGCGAGACGATTTTGACCGATGATGTTTCATTGCAACCTCGGGAGGTACAAGTCGCATTGAAAATGTTTGAATTGGAGCAGGCAAGCTTCACTGGTTATGAAATAGTCTTACAAAATGCTTTGCCTTTTTGGGATAACATTAAAGGCAATATCGAATCGATCAACAGCAATAATCAAGTGACAATCTGTGATTTTCAAAATGTGAATGAAACAAGAGAAACGATTATCGATAAGTATTTCACAAACGGAAAATACAAAAAGCTGACTTATGTTTATGAAGCATTTGGTTATAAAAAAATAGTCACACATATTAACAAAATTAGAAAAGCCCATCCTTGTCCGTTCTGTAAAGGTAAAAAAGTGATTTCAGAGGATAATTTACATGACGGCGTGCACAAATTAACGATTCCATGTGTAAGCTGCCATGCTACAGGCATCAATGAGGAAGGTTTGAAGGAACTGGTCGAGGGGATAGACGTACAAACTTGGCTCAATGGCAAAGTAAGTGACGTTGTGGATGAAAGTTCAAAAGCCGTAACAGACATTCCGATTTTCAATCGTATTCGTGAGTTGAATAAAAAGGATATGATGGCTGTATATGAAAGTCTGGAACAAAGTAATTAA
- a CDS encoding YfhD family protein: MGRDNHNNKTGNNKNSLPQTPKNQKINPKDMREEIAKEFAELRGDNKNKKKKQFRWP, translated from the coding sequence ATGGGAAGAGATAATCATAACAACAAGACCGGAAACAATAAAAACTCTTTGCCGCAAACTCCAAAAAACCAGAAGATCAATCCTAAAGATATGAGAGAGGAAATAGCAAAGGAATTTGCAGAGCTTCGCGGAGACAATAAGAATAAAAAGAAGAAACAATTTAGATGGCCGTAA
- a CDS encoding PepSY domain-containing protein, with translation MVNNWEGHWQNPRYRRISMTQATEIALQRVPGEVIKAELEYDDGILLYEIEIRNAQGVKYEVKVDAVTGEVIRVKLD, from the coding sequence ATGGTTAATAATTGGGAAGGGCATTGGCAGAATCCGCGATATCGGAGAATTTCAATGACACAGGCAACTGAAATTGCTTTACAACGTGTCCCAGGTGAGGTCATAAAAGCAGAATTGGAATACGATGATGGAATTTTGCTTTATGAAATTGAAATTCGTAACGCTCAAGGTGTTAAATACGAAGTGAAAGTGGACGCTGTAACTGGGGAAGTAATTAGAGTGAAACTTGATTAA
- a CDS encoding VLRF1 family aeRF1-type release factor — MTLSKELQKLKEYKCDSRCVLSVYLNTNPADPEQQNGAWRIHLKTGLKRLHEYLEASNDEKELKAYKKLRDKVMKEIETNQNDFNKGVVIFAAEDPELWSVHYVQVQVKNSFHWEDHPVLEEMEYMLKAYPEAGIVLPSFGEVRILDTAMGFITGERSYAFDSGLDVWKENDSVKSSLQTGTGEGNSDGLDQRLKENLQRFYKEMGVIVERIRKERDWKELYVVGEAEHANSFAKTLRTKPNNSIYKNLINVQADKVLHQVFEK; from the coding sequence ATGACATTAAGTAAAGAACTGCAAAAATTGAAGGAATACAAATGTGATTCCCGCTGTGTGTTAAGTGTTTACTTAAATACCAACCCTGCTGACCCGGAACAACAGAATGGTGCTTGGCGAATCCATTTGAAAACAGGATTGAAGCGCCTCCATGAGTATTTAGAAGCATCTAACGATGAAAAAGAACTGAAAGCGTACAAGAAATTAAGGGATAAAGTCATGAAGGAAATTGAAACCAATCAAAACGACTTTAATAAAGGGGTAGTCATTTTTGCAGCGGAAGATCCCGAATTATGGTCTGTTCATTACGTCCAAGTGCAAGTAAAGAACAGTTTTCACTGGGAGGATCACCCAGTTTTGGAGGAAATGGAGTATATGCTAAAGGCTTATCCTGAGGCAGGCATTGTTTTGCCAAGTTTTGGGGAAGTTCGTATTTTGGATACTGCAATGGGGTTCATTACCGGTGAGAGGTCCTATGCATTTGACTCGGGTCTTGATGTTTGGAAAGAAAACGACAGTGTGAAATCGTCACTTCAAACAGGGACCGGCGAAGGGAATAGCGATGGACTTGATCAGCGTCTCAAAGAAAATCTGCAGCGATTTTATAAAGAAATGGGCGTCATTGTCGAAAGGATTAGGAAAGAACGTGACTGGAAAGAATTATATGTAGTTGGTGAGGCGGAGCATGCCAACTCATTTGCCAAAACACTTCGAACTAAACCGAATAATAGTATTTATAAAAACTTGATTAACGTTCAGGCGGACAAAGTGCTCCACCAGGTTTTTGAAAAATAG